The window GGCCGCGGTGAACGGCGCTGCGGTCCATCCGGTCAGGTCGGCTTCGGGAGCCGCCCCGGCGGCGCCCTCCGATGTGCGAGCCGTCCCCGGTGTGTGTCCGCTTGCGCTCATGGCGTCTCCCGCGTCAGGTGACAGTCAACGGCGGCTGCGTCTGCGTCGCCGCAGCAAGCGTACGGTATTCGTCCGCGCTGCCCGCCCCGGTCACGGCGAGTTGGGCGGGCCCGGTCGGGCCGCGGACCTCCGCCGTCCACACCGGTTCGTTGGGCTTTCCGTCGCGCTCGCCGCCCTGGTAGACCACCCACCGGACCCCGTCGACGTCCTCGACACCGGTCGGCACCATCTCGGAGCTGAACGACGCGACCAGTTTGTCCTCGTCCGCATTGGACTGAGTCAGGCTCAGGTACATGCCGCTCGGGGTCAGGTAGCCGACGACCGAGGCGACGGCGCGCACCCGCTGCCCGGACACCGGGTCGGTGCGCCCCGCCTCGATCCCCTTGCGGCTCCCCGAGTTCGACTGCCAGCCCTCGGGCAGCTGCGGCACCCGGATCGGGATCTTCAGCGCGTCGGCGTCGGCCTGCAACCCGGCAGGCGCGTCGTAGTCGGGGACCGGGCCCGCACCCGGGCCCGTCGGCGCGAACGAGCACATACCCAGCACTCCGGCCAGCACCACACACGCCAGCACCAGCGGCGCCACCGACCAGAACATGTCGCGGCCGTCCTGCAGCAGACGGGACTTCGCGGGCTTGGCGACCGGGACGGTGTAGCCGGCCGCGGCCTGCTCGGAGGCGTCTCCGGCGCCGGGGAGGCCCGGATCGGGCGGCATCGTCATGTCCGCCAGTATCCCAGCTCCCGATTGTGAACCCGCTAATGGGAGAATCTCGGCCATGAGCGCCTCGCGACGTGAAGCACCGGACCGCAACCTCGCCCTCGAACTCGTGCGGGTGACCGAGGCAGGCGCCATGGCCGCGGGCCGGTGGGTCGGCCGCGGCGACAAGGAGGGCGGCGACGGTGCGGCCGTCGACGCGATGCGTGAGCTGGTCAATTCGGTCTCGATGCGCGGCGTCGTGGTGATCGGCGAGGGCGAGAAGGACAACGCGCCGATGCTCTACAACGGCGAGGAGGTCGGCAACGGCGACGGGCCCGACTGCGACTTCGCCGTCGACCCCGTCGACGGCACCACGCTGATGAGCAAGGGCATGCCCAACGCGATCTCGGTGCTCGCCGTCGCCGAGCGTGGCGCGATGTTCGACCCGTCGGCGGTGTTCTACATGAACAAGATCGCCGGCGGCCCCGACGTCGCCGAGTTCATCGACATCACCTCGCCGATCGCGGCCAACATCCAGCGCATCGCGAAGGTCCGCAAGGCCTCGGTCTCCGACGTCACCGTGTGCATCCTCGACCGTCCCCGGCACGCCAAGCTGATGGAGGAGGTCCGGTCCGCGGGCGCCCGGATCCGCCTGATCTCCGACGGCGACGTCGCCGGCGCGATCTCGGCGTGCCGGCCGGAGTCCGGCACCGACCTGCTGGTCGGCATCGGCGGCACCCCCGAGGGCATCATCGCCGCCGCGGCCATCCGCTGCATGGGCGGCGAGATCCAGGCCACCCTGGCCCCCACCGACGACGAGGAGCGCCAGCGCGCCCTCGACCGCGGCCACGACCTGGACCGGGTGCTGACCACCAGGGACCTGGTCTCCGGCGAGAACGTGTTCTTCTGCGCGACCGGCGTCACCGACGGCGACCTGCTCAAGGGCGTCCGGTTCTTCGGCGGCGGCTGCACCACCCAGTCGATCGTGATGCGGTCGAAGTCCGGCACGGTCCGGATGATCGACGCCTACCACCGCCTGTCGAAGCTCAACGAGTACTCCGCGGTGAACTTCACCGGCGACAAGACCGCCGCCTACCCGCTGCCGTAACCCACCCACTCACCTCAGGAAACAGGGAGCCACATGGCCGACAAAGACGTCGAGTACCGCATCGAGCACGACACCATGGGCGAGGTCCGGGTGCCCAAGGACGCGCTGTGGCGCGCCCAGACCCAGCGGGCCGTCGAGAACTTCCCGATCTCTTTCCGTCCGCTGGAGCGCACCCAGATCCGCGCGATGGGCCTGCTCAAAGGCGCGTGCGCCCAGGTGAACAAGGACCTCGGGCTGCTCGCCCCGGAGAAGGCCGACGCGATCATCGCCGCCGCCGCCGAGATCGCCGACGGCCGCCACGACGACCAGTTCCCGATCGACGTGTTCCAGACCGGGTCGGGCACCAGCTCGAACATGAACACCAACGAGGTCATCGCGTCGATCGCGGCCGCCAACGGCGTGACGATCCACCCGAACGACGACGTCAACATGTCGCAGAGCTCCAACGACACCTTCCCGACCGCCACGCACATCGCGGCGACCGAAGCCGCTGTGCGGCATCTGATCCCGGCGCTGGAGGTGCTGCACGAGTCGCTGGACGCCAAGGCCCGCCAGTGGCGCACCACGGTGAAGTCCGGCCGCACCCACCTGATGGACGCCGTTCCCGTCACGCTGGGCCAGGAGTTCGGCGGGTATGCCCGCCAGATCGAGGCCGGCATCGAAAGGGTCAAGGCGACGCTGCCCCGCCTCGGTGAGCTCGCCATCGGCGGCACCGCCGTCGGCACCGGCCTGAACGCACCCGACGGTTTCGGCGCCAAGGTCGTCGAGGTGCTCGTCGACCAGACCGGCATCGCCGAATTGCGCACCGCGAAGGATTCATTCGAGGCCCAGGCCGCCCGTGACGGCCTGGTCGAGGCCTCCGGCGCCCTCAAGACCATCGCGGCGTCGCTGACCAAGATCGCCAACGACATCCGGTGGATGGGTTCCGGCCCGCTCACCGGGCTCGGCGAGCTGCAACTCCCCGATCTGCAGCCGGGCAGCTCGATCATGCCCGGCAAGGTCAACCCGGTGATCCCCGAGGCCGTCACGCAGGTCGCCGCGCAGGTGATCGGCAACGACGCCGCGGTGACCGTCGGCGGGCTGTCCGGCGCGTTCGAGCTCAACGTCTACATCCCGATGATGGCGCGCAACGTCCTGGAGTCGTTCACGCTGCTGGCCAACGTGTCGAAGCTGTTCGCCGCCAAGTGCATCGACGGCCTCATCGCCAACGACCAGCACCTCCGTGAACAGGCCGAATCGTCGCCGTCGATCGTGACGCCGCTGAACTCGGCGATCGGCTACGAAGAGGCCGCCAAGGTCGCCAAGCAGGCGCTGAAGGAGAAGAAGACGATCCGCCAGACGGTCATCGACCGCGGCCTGATCGGCGACAAGCTCTCCGAGGAGGAGCTCGACAAGCGGCTCGACGTGCTGGCGATGGCGAAGGTCAAGCCGGGCGACCAGTAGGGCTTTTTGGTACCCGGGAGATCTGCCAAACGCCTGACGAATCGTCAAGCCGGGCACAAGATTAGGGCAACCCTCCCGTTCCCAGGTATCAAACAGGAGTCGCGGTGACCGCTACCCTCGAACCCTCGTCGTCTGCTGCCCTCGTCACGACGGCCACCAGCCAGCCCGCGCTGCGGACCGGTTTCGTCATGCTCGGACTGGCGTCTCTGATGGATCTGTCGAAGGCGGACCGCGGCGGACGCGCGGACCGGGTACTCGCGATGTCGGGGGCCGCGGCCGCGGGCTGGTTCCTGGTCGAGGGCCGCAGGCGCCGATAGCCGCTCAGGCCCGCTCGCGGCTGCCGTAGAGGCTGCCCGGCGTCAGCGGCCCGAGTAGTTGCGACACCGTCACGAGGTGATATCCGCGCGCCCGCAGCGCGGGGACGACGTCGGCCATCGCGTCCACCGTCGCGGCAACGGTGTCGTGCAGCAGGACCACCGCCCCCGGCCGCACCTGCGTCAGCACCGCGTCCCGGATGCCGTCCGGGTCGGCGTCGTGGTGCCAGTCGCGCGGGTTGACGTCCCAGTTGACCGCGGTCAGACCCTGCCGCCCCGCCTCGGCCAGCACGCTGTCGTCGATCGCGCCGAACCCGGTGCGCGCCAACGGTGTCCGCTGCCCGGTGGCAGAGTCGATGGCCTCGGTCGCCCTGGCGAACTGGGCCGCGACGTCGGGCGGCGCGAGCGTGGTCATGTCGAGGTGCTGCCAGGTGTGGTTGCCGACCTGCATGCCGGCGTCGGTGATCCGCCGCGTCGCCGCCGGGTCGGCGGCCACCTTCTCCCCGATCACGAAGAACGTGGCTTTCGCGCCGTGGGCACGCAGGACGTCCAGCAGCCGGTCGGTGTGCGGGCCGGGCCCGTCGTCGAACGTCAGCGCCACGCAGGGCACCGCCGCACAGTCGACGGGGCCGGCCGCCGCCGTCGGTGCCGCGGTGAACACGGCCATCACCCCCAGCACCACCGCCCCCAGCCGGCGAATCGGGCGCGCTTGACGACGGTGAGCGTCGTCAAGCGCGCCGGATTCACTTGTCACGGGAGCGCGCCGGGGCTGATCTCCTCCAGCATCTCGGTGACCAGTGCCGCGATCGGCGAACGCTCGCTGCGCAGCAGCGTGATGTGGGCGAACAGCGGATGCCCCTTGAGCTTCTCGATCACCGCGGCGACACCGTCGTGCCGGCCGACGCGCAGGTTGTCCCGTTGCGCGACATCGTGGGTCAGCACCACCCGGGATCCGGCACCCAGTCGCGACAGCACGGTGAGCAGCACGTTGCGCTCCAGCGACTGCGCCTCGTCGACGATCACGAACGAGTCGTGCAGCGACCGGCCCCGGATGTGGGTCAGCGGAAGCACTTCGAGCATCCCGCGGGACAGCACTTCCTCAAGGACCGCCGGGCTGGCCAGACCTTCGAGGGTGTCGAAGACCGCCTGCGCCCACGGCCCCATCTTCTCGCTCTCGCTGCCCGGCAGGTACCCCAGGTCCTGGCCGCCGACGGCGTAGAGCGGACGGAAGACCACGACCTTGCGCTGGGTGCGACGCTCCAGCACCGCCTCCAGGCCTGCGCACAATGCGAGCGCGGACTTACCGGTACCGGCCTTGCCGCCGAGGGACACGATGCCCACCGACTCGTCGAGCAGCAGATCGAGTGCGACGCGTTGTTCGGCGGACCTTCCCCGGAGGCCGAACACTTCGCGGTCACCTCGGACCAGCTGCACCCTCTTGTCGGCGTTCACCCGGCCGAGCGCATGAGAGGTGCTGCCCAACAACCGAACTCCCGTGTGGCAGGGGAGATCGCGGGCCCCCTCGAGGTCGACCTCGCCGTCGGCGAACAGCGTGTCGATGTCCTCGCTGGGCACCTCGACCTCGGCCATTCCGGTCCACCCCGAGGTGACGACGTCCTGGGCGCGGTACTCGTCGGCGAGCAGACCCACCGCACCCGCCTTGACGCGCAGCGGAATGTCCTTGCTGACCAGCGTGACCTGTTTGCCCTCCGCGGCGAGGTTCGCCGCGACGGTCAGGATGCGCGCGTCGTTGCTGTCGTTGCGGAAGCCCGCGGGAAGCACCGACGGATCACTGTGGTTGAGCTCGACATGCAGCGTGCCGCCTTCTGTCCCAACGGGAATCGGTTCGTCGAGGCGTCCGTGCTCCAGACGCAGATCGTCGAAGAGGCGCAGAGATTGCCTGGCGAACCAGCCCAGCTCATGGTGGTGGCGTTTGGCCTCCAGTTCGCTGATGACGACCAGCGGGACGACCACCTCGTGTTCGGCGAACCGGGTGATGGCCCAGGGATCGGACAGCAACACCGAAGTGTCGAGCACATAGGTCCGGGTGATCGAATCAGTCACGTAGCGCTCCTCGAGGCTGCGCGTGTTCATGCGACCCCACACGAACTACTCGGTGGACACACACGCGGTCTCAGGACCGGGGCCGGCCCTTCCGAATCTGGACCGCCCGGACAGCAGAGCATGTCGCTAGCCATCGGAATCGACGCTACTCCCGGTGCAGTGGTGCCGCCTCGCAGGCGCGCCGTGTCCGAAAGTCGCGTGCGTTAAGAGCTGATGAACTGCTGGAGCGCCGGCTCCTCGGCGAGTCCCCACGCGGTGATGCGGTCGACGATCACCGTGCGCAGGTGGTCCTGATCGAAGATGCCCGCCTCGGCGACGACGGCGACCTTGTCCTGGTAGGCGTCGATGTCCCCGCCGACGACGCCGAGCTCGCCGGCGCGGCGCGCGATGGCCTCGACGGTCTCCTCACGGGAGTAGCCCAGACAGTGGCTCACCAGGTTGGCGAAGAACTGCTCGTGGCGTTCCTCGTCGCGCGCGATGCGCCCGACGAGTGCCTTCAGCACGGGCTCGTCGATCTGCGCTTCGAGGTTGCGGCAGAAGACGGCGTGGGCGCGTTCCCACATCGCCATGAACGCCAGGGTCTCGATCTGGCTGTAGGTGTCGGCGCGGTAGCCCTTCATCACGTGCTCGACGCGCACGTCCTCGTTGGCGGACGGGTCGATCTCGCGGGTCACGACGAGGTAGTTGCGCAGCGCGACGGCGTGCAGATGCTCCTCGGCGGTCCAGCGGCCCATCCAGCGGCCCCACTTGTCCTCGAGGATGAAGTGCTCGACGAGCTCACGGTGGTACCCGGCCAGGTTGTCCTTCGTGATGAGCAGGATCTCCAGCGCGTCGGTGACGGGCTTGGGCAGCGTCACGTCCGACGGCTCCCAGTCACGACCGCCGAGGAATGCGAAGTTCTCACCCTGGTCGAACGGCACGTAATCGTGGGCGAACCAGAGGTCCTCGGTGTCGAGATGACGCCGGAGCTCCTGCAGCACGACGGGCTCGAGTTCGAGGGTCAGAGCATTAGCGACAGGTTTCTGTGCCATGCGGTTACAGTAACCCAATTCTGTGGGAATCGTAAAATTCTCGGCCCGCGACACACCCGCCGAAATTGCATTCCCTCAGGACACGTGCGAGTGAGGTCCTGCCGGAACGCAACCTCGCGCGATTACAGCGTGAGGCCCGGGTACAGCGGGTTGGCCTCCAGCAATTCGGACGCCGCCGCGTGCACCCGCTCGGCGACACCGTCGGCGATCGTGTACTTCGCCTTCGACGGCCCGTTCGGGCCCGCCGCGGGCTGCGTGTTGCTCAGCACCTCGACGACCAACTCGGAGACCCGGTCGAACTCGTCGGCCCCGAAGCCGCGTGTGG is drawn from Mycolicibacterium gilvum and contains these coding sequences:
- a CDS encoding DUF4245 domain-containing protein, which translates into the protein MTMPPDPGLPGAGDASEQAAAGYTVPVAKPAKSRLLQDGRDMFWSVAPLVLACVVLAGVLGMCSFAPTGPGAGPVPDYDAPAGLQADADALKIPIRVPQLPEGWQSNSGSRKGIEAGRTDPVSGQRVRAVASVVGYLTPSGMYLSLTQSNADEDKLVASFSSEMVPTGVEDVDGVRWVVYQGGERDGKPNEPVWTAEVRGPTGPAQLAVTGAGSADEYRTLAAATQTQPPLTVT
- the glpX gene encoding class II fructose-bisphosphatase codes for the protein MSASRREAPDRNLALELVRVTEAGAMAAGRWVGRGDKEGGDGAAVDAMRELVNSVSMRGVVVIGEGEKDNAPMLYNGEEVGNGDGPDCDFAVDPVDGTTLMSKGMPNAISVLAVAERGAMFDPSAVFYMNKIAGGPDVAEFIDITSPIAANIQRIAKVRKASVSDVTVCILDRPRHAKLMEEVRSAGARIRLISDGDVAGAISACRPESGTDLLVGIGGTPEGIIAAAAIRCMGGEIQATLAPTDDEERQRALDRGHDLDRVLTTRDLVSGENVFFCATGVTDGDLLKGVRFFGGGCTTQSIVMRSKSGTVRMIDAYHRLSKLNEYSAVNFTGDKTAAYPLP
- a CDS encoding class II fumarate hydratase — protein: MADKDVEYRIEHDTMGEVRVPKDALWRAQTQRAVENFPISFRPLERTQIRAMGLLKGACAQVNKDLGLLAPEKADAIIAAAAEIADGRHDDQFPIDVFQTGSGTSSNMNTNEVIASIAAANGVTIHPNDDVNMSQSSNDTFPTATHIAATEAAVRHLIPALEVLHESLDAKARQWRTTVKSGRTHLMDAVPVTLGQEFGGYARQIEAGIERVKATLPRLGELAIGGTAVGTGLNAPDGFGAKVVEVLVDQTGIAELRTAKDSFEAQAARDGLVEASGALKTIAASLTKIANDIRWMGSGPLTGLGELQLPDLQPGSSIMPGKVNPVIPEAVTQVAAQVIGNDAAVTVGGLSGAFELNVYIPMMARNVLESFTLLANVSKLFAAKCIDGLIANDQHLREQAESSPSIVTPLNSAIGYEEAAKVAKQALKEKKTIRQTVIDRGLIGDKLSEEELDKRLDVLAMAKVKPGDQ
- a CDS encoding polysaccharide deacetylase family protein, with product MTSESGALDDAHRRQARPIRRLGAVVLGVMAVFTAAPTAAAGPVDCAAVPCVALTFDDGPGPHTDRLLDVLRAHGAKATFFVIGEKVAADPAATRRITDAGMQVGNHTWQHLDMTTLAPPDVAAQFARATEAIDSATGQRTPLARTGFGAIDDSVLAEAGRQGLTAVNWDVNPRDWHHDADPDGIRDAVLTQVRPGAVVLLHDTVAATVDAMADVVPALRARGYHLVTVSQLLGPLTPGSLYGSRERA
- a CDS encoding PhoH family protein, giving the protein MNTRSLEERYVTDSITRTYVLDTSVLLSDPWAITRFAEHEVVVPLVVISELEAKRHHHELGWFARQSLRLFDDLRLEHGRLDEPIPVGTEGGTLHVELNHSDPSVLPAGFRNDSNDARILTVAANLAAEGKQVTLVSKDIPLRVKAGAVGLLADEYRAQDVVTSGWTGMAEVEVPSEDIDTLFADGEVDLEGARDLPCHTGVRLLGSTSHALGRVNADKRVQLVRGDREVFGLRGRSAEQRVALDLLLDESVGIVSLGGKAGTGKSALALCAGLEAVLERRTQRKVVVFRPLYAVGGQDLGYLPGSESEKMGPWAQAVFDTLEGLASPAVLEEVLSRGMLEVLPLTHIRGRSLHDSFVIVDEAQSLERNVLLTVLSRLGAGSRVVLTHDVAQRDNLRVGRHDGVAAVIEKLKGHPLFAHITLLRSERSPIAALVTEMLEEISPGALP
- a CDS encoding acyl-ACP desaturase, coding for MAQKPVANALTLELEPVVLQELRRHLDTEDLWFAHDYVPFDQGENFAFLGGRDWEPSDVTLPKPVTDALEILLITKDNLAGYHRELVEHFILEDKWGRWMGRWTAEEHLHAVALRNYLVVTREIDPSANEDVRVEHVMKGYRADTYSQIETLAFMAMWERAHAVFCRNLEAQIDEPVLKALVGRIARDEERHEQFFANLVSHCLGYSREETVEAIARRAGELGVVGGDIDAYQDKVAVVAEAGIFDQDHLRTVIVDRITAWGLAEEPALQQFISS